AACCGCTCTGATAAATAAATAATGTCAGAGCCTGATTCCACTGTTGACCTAACATCACTTTTTCGAAGATGACGACTTCCATACCGGCCATGGAGTGACTTCCCACGATCAACGGAATCGAAAAGCTCGTCAGAAAGTAAAACAAAAGAATGAGAAGAACTTGTAAAATATCAATTCGTAAGATCGGAAAGGCCGTATATAGAAAATATCGTGTCGATGTCCCTGTGGTTAACGCCCAGTCGCCGAGGTCCGACAATTTCTGTGACAACAAACGTTTTAAAACCCAGCTGACCATCCCCACTTCCGAAAATACGTGAAGAAAAACCACTCCGGTAAGGCCGAAGGGGAAACGTGGAAATACATTAAGGACAGACACCACAATAAAAATAGCTGGAAGTAAAGCTGGCAGTAAAACCAGAAACTCACAAAGCGTGTAAAGCTTTTTGGACAATCTATTCTCCAACCAAAATAGACCACAACTTCCCCACACTCCAAACACCAGACAAAATATCGCGCTTAAAAAGGACTGCGACATGGATAGGAGAAAAACTTGTTTTAAGTTCCCTGTCTCTATGCTCTCCCATTGAAAGTCCTTAAACAGATAAATGTAGGGAAGATACAGGGATAAAACCAAAAACAAAAATAATAGGCGATGGGAAAAAGGAAATCTCATTAGAGGTCTAATTCCTTCCAACGCTCGATGAGCTGCTTTTTCTGCTCGATAAACTTCATATACTTATCCGGGCCAATCAATTGAATACTTTTAGGAAAATCAAACGGAGTGTCTCTCTTGACTTCACTTAAAACAGGCAGCATAAAGTTTTTTTCCATCACTTTCTTTTGCGCCTCGGGCGTCAATAAAAAGGCGACAAACTTTTGCGCCAGATCGCACTCGGTGCACTGATCCGGAACTCCCACATACTCAACGCTATAGATATGGGGCTCGTCAAAGTAAACGGGCTGATATTGATAGTCCCCTTCGTTGACATAATGATAAATCGTCGAAGTAAAAAAGGAGAAGACCATTGGCACTTGATTATTTTGAAACAAACTGTAGGACGCCGACCAAGAGGGAGCCACTAAGCGGATACTTGACTTCAACTCTTTAAAATACTTGAAGCCCTCATCCTCACCGTAAACCGAAAGCACCCAGATTAAAAAATAAAGACCTGAGGCACTAGTGGTAGGATCTTGAATCGCTAGAGAATTCGCATACTGCTTTTGCAGAAGATCTTTCAGCGATCGCGGAGTTATAATTTGCGAACGCCTAAAAATAAAAGTCATGGGTGACCAGTCCACAGGTTTAAAATCCTCAAAGAAAACATCTCGAGGAAGTTCGGTCGCTCCAGGAGAAAGTGCCTGGATGGGCCGCCATTTCATTAAGGATCGCGCCTCCGGTAACGACAGCGAATCGATTCCAATCACCACATCGGGCGGTAATTGAGAGGATTGCAAATTCTGCAAAATCATTCCTGAATTTCCGACGTCCACCCACTGAACTTTCACTTTATTTTGTTTCTCAAACTCCGATACGATCTCGGGACCCGGGCCCCAGTTTTTGAGAAAATTAGAGTACGACATAATTTTAAGAATGGGCGGCTGATCTTGATTTAAAGAAAGAATCTTTCTTGAATAGAATTGGAAGAAGAGAAAGCTCACAATCGCAATAAATAATACGAGATAAAAACTTAATGATTGAAAAATTCTACCAAAGAAGGCCACGGCGACTCTTATAGAAATAATAATCTAGTCCGAGGCAGCGTCCTGCGCCGAGAAGACAAAATGTGGTATGGATGGCAAAAGCAAACAATTGAGTCTTCTCACCCTGAGCGTCGACAAGAATATACATGTGTAGCGATAGAAACGCCGCCAACAGAGCGACCGGGCGAACCAAATAGCCCACAAGATAAGAGGCCGCAATTACAAATTGCGAACAAATGATCAGGTAACTTGCGACGATCCAATAATTTTGAATCAACACGCTCCAAAATTGAACGTAAGAGCTGAGAGCTCCGAGATTTTCCAATTTTAATCTCATTTGCTCATTGAGATAGGGGTGTTCGAGATAACCCGCCTGTACCAAGTACATCGCCATACCAAAGTATTGGAGACTCATAAAAATTCGTAGGAGCGCGACAGGCCATAATAGCCCTGCGTATCTCAAGCTTTCGAGGAAGGAAACAACCATGACCCATCTTCATTCACAGGTCTAGGAGAGTCAAGGGGCGACGAGGAAGTAGAGGCGGCTCTTCGTCGAGAGCTCGAGGTTTTATTGAGTCTTCGGCGTGGCCATGCGCTATGATAATTACATAGTTCACAGGGGGAAAAATGCTTAAGCCAAAAGCGCCATCTGCCAACGAGATGCAGGAAGTTTATCAATTTCTCAATAGTCAGTTAAGAAAAGATCTCACTTGGTCCGTCCAACAAGAGTACCCCTTAGCGTTTGATCCAAAGAATTCTCACAACATCCGAATTTTAAAGGAAAAGGACACTGTTGTTTCTCACGCCGTTCTTAAAACAGTGTTGTTAAAAACGCCCTACGCCATTTTTAATGTGGGCATGATCGGGAGTGTCGTCACCAATCCGAACTATCGACATCAAGGGTTAAGCTCCCAGATTCTCGAAAGCTGCATTGAAGAAGCTCGCCAGCAGAACTGTGACTTTATTATCTTATGGACCGACGCTTTCGACTTTTACCGCAAGTTTGGTTTTGAGTTGGCAGGAACTGAGGTCAGTTTGATTATAAACTCCCAGTTCGTTCCTGCAAGAGATCGCTCCGACCTTAAAATTATAAAAAGTCAGCAAATCGATCCCCAGGCTTTATTAAGGCTCTACAACTTGCACACGGTAACATCGGTACGAACAGCCGACGATATCAAAAAATGTTTACATATCCCCAACTCTCGCATCTACACGGCTTGGAACAAAAATAACCAAATTGAAGCGTACGCCATCGAAGGTAAGGGCGTGGACCTTCAAGGTTATATTCACGAATGGGGCGGCGGAACATCGGCGTTAATGCATTTATTTAAACATATTCATGTCGATCAGCAAAAAGAAGTGATCGCTATCACTCCCCCGCATTGCAAAAATCTGATTGCCCAGGCCACCGCTTGCGGAGCCCAAAAATACGAAGGCATTTTAGGGATGTTTAAAATTATAAATCCCGCAGAAATGGCAAAGAAAACTCAGCGAATTGCTCGACGTATGGGCCTTAAGGATTTCG
The nucleotide sequence above comes from Bdellovibrionales bacterium. Encoded proteins:
- a CDS encoding thiamine ABC transporter substrate-binding protein is translated as MAFFGRIFQSLSFYLVLFIAIVSFLFFQFYSRKILSLNQDQPPILKIMSYSNFLKNWGPGPEIVSEFEKQNKVKVQWVDVGNSGMILQNLQSSQLPPDVVIGIDSLSLPEARSLMKWRPIQALSPGATELPRDVFFEDFKPVDWSPMTFIFRRSQIITPRSLKDLLQKQYANSLAIQDPTTSASGLYFLIWVLSVYGEDEGFKYFKELKSSIRLVAPSWSASYSLFQNNQVPMVFSFFTSTIYHYVNEGDYQYQPVYFDEPHIYSVEYVGVPDQCTECDLAQKFVAFLLTPEAQKKVMEKNFMLPVLSEVKRDTPFDFPKSIQLIGPDKYMKFIEQKKQLIERWKELDL
- a CDS encoding GNAT family N-acetyltransferase translates to MLKPKAPSANEMQEVYQFLNSQLRKDLTWSVQQEYPLAFDPKNSHNIRILKEKDTVVSHAVLKTVLLKTPYAIFNVGMIGSVVTNPNYRHQGLSSQILESCIEEARQQNCDFIILWTDAFDFYRKFGFELAGTEVSLIINSQFVPARDRSDLKIIKSQQIDPQALLRLYNLHTVTSVRTADDIKKCLHIPNSRIYTAWNKNNQIEAYAIEGKGVDLQGYIHEWGGGTSALMHLFKHIHVDQQKEVIAITPPHCKNLIAQATACGAQKYEGILGMFKIINPAEMAKKTQRIARRMGLKDFAIQYHEEHLYFGSSEGLYKTNSESDMVHLFFGPQKPSEIHQFSDRTAATLNRVFPLPCWIWGWDSI